From Serinicoccus profundi, the proteins below share one genomic window:
- the dnaE gene encoding DNA polymerase III subunit alpha, whose amino-acid sequence MSAPTSSSVPREQNFVHLHNHTEYSMLDGAARITDMFERAAELGMPAIATTDHGFIFGAYEFWKTAQRYDVKPIIGLEAYVTPGTHRTDKTRVKYGDGGRDDVSGGGAYTHMTLLARNNNGMNNLFRMASLASMEGYYFKPRMDRELLETYGQGLIATTGCPSGEIQTRLRLGQWDKAVEYASDMKDIFGADNYFLELMDHGIQIERVVRQDLLRLAKELSLPLLATNDLHYTHQEDAKAHSALLCVQSGSTMQDPNRFQFNGDGYYLKTAAEMRDIWRELPEACDNTLLVADRCDISFTEGEGRYMPRFPVPEGEDERSWFIKEVETGLHRRYPEGVPDYARKQAEYESGVIMDKGYPGYFLVVADFINWAKDNGIKVGPGRGSGAGSMCAYAMGITDLDPIQHGLIFERFLNPERKSMPDFDVDFDDRRRSEVIRYVTQKYGDERVAMIVTYGTIKAKQALKDASRVMGFPFAMGEKLTKAMPPSVMGKDISLAGIQDPQDKRYAEAGEFRELLADDEHAVEVFDTATGLEGLKRQWGVHAAGVIMSSEPLLDVIPIMRRDQDGQIITQFDYPTCESLGLVKMDFLGLRNLTVLDDAINNIRENRGEEIDLDALSKDMTDRATYDLLSRGDTLGVFQLDGNGMRQLLRLMQPDTFEDISAALALYRPGPMGVNAHTNFALRKNGKQENTPLDPELKGKLQPEMEAALQPILENTYGLCVAGETPIVDADTGEQIRIDELESRVKQGFFTFGVDERGAVVRRQVTHWWQMPDKPILTISTGAGGSVRLSADHPVLTPRGWVEAGELVVGQDCIGFSHDERVVAGRGEPVLVGAVGAPAAPPPVRRVQTLEGPYEQLDWTGIEDISVGPPEPVYDITVDDVHNFISRGLVLSNCIYQEQVMEIAQKLAGYTLGNADLLRRAMGKKKKEVLDAEYIPFSDGMKKNGYNEASVAALWGVLVPFSDYAFNKAHTAAYGVISYWTGFLKANYPAEYMAALLTSVGDDKDKTALYLAECRRLRIPVLPPDVNESIGTFAAVGDDIRFGMQAIRNVGSNVVQAIAATREEKGAFTSFEDFLRKCPAVVCNKRTIESLCKAGAFDGLGHTRQGLVTVHERYVEALADEKKQEAIGQDSLFSGLSFGGGGGDDEEGEPVQIVTLPAIPAIEWDKTARLAFEREMLGLYVSDHPLNGIEHILSQHASASILQLVGEDGAKDGDFVTVAGLITNLQLKRTKNGDPYARATVEDMAGSLDVVFWPKTYMTISTMLAEDTVVVVKGRLKKDDSTELMANEMTLPDIKSGPRGPVVLNLPLTRVTDGLAHKLKGVLADHPGATDVHVKLTQPGRTVLLKLDESLRVTATPELFGDLKALLGPASVGG is encoded by the coding sequence ATGTCAGCACCAACCAGCAGCAGCGTCCCGCGCGAGCAGAACTTCGTCCACCTGCACAACCACACCGAGTACTCCATGCTCGACGGTGCGGCGCGGATCACCGACATGTTCGAGAGGGCCGCCGAGCTCGGGATGCCGGCCATCGCGACGACCGACCACGGCTTCATCTTCGGTGCCTACGAGTTCTGGAAGACCGCGCAGCGCTACGACGTCAAGCCCATCATCGGGCTCGAGGCCTACGTCACACCCGGCACCCACCGCACCGACAAGACGCGGGTGAAGTACGGCGACGGCGGGCGCGACGACGTCTCCGGTGGCGGCGCCTACACCCACATGACGCTGCTGGCCCGCAACAACAACGGCATGAACAACCTCTTCCGGATGGCCTCGCTGGCCTCGATGGAGGGCTACTACTTCAAGCCGCGCATGGACCGCGAGCTGCTGGAGACCTACGGCCAGGGCCTCATCGCCACCACGGGGTGCCCGTCGGGGGAGATCCAGACCCGGCTGCGGCTCGGGCAGTGGGACAAGGCCGTCGAGTACGCCTCGGACATGAAGGACATCTTCGGCGCGGACAACTACTTCCTCGAGCTCATGGACCACGGCATCCAGATCGAGCGCGTCGTCCGGCAGGACCTCCTCCGGCTGGCCAAGGAGCTCTCGCTGCCGCTGCTGGCGACCAACGACCTGCACTACACCCACCAGGAGGACGCCAAGGCGCACTCGGCGCTGCTGTGCGTGCAGTCCGGGTCCACGATGCAGGACCCCAACCGCTTCCAGTTCAACGGCGACGGCTACTACCTCAAGACCGCCGCCGAGATGCGCGACATCTGGCGCGAGCTGCCCGAGGCGTGCGACAACACCCTGCTGGTGGCCGACCGCTGCGACATCTCCTTCACCGAGGGCGAGGGCCGCTACATGCCCCGCTTCCCGGTGCCCGAGGGCGAGGACGAGCGGAGCTGGTTCATCAAGGAGGTCGAGACCGGTCTGCACCGGCGCTATCCCGAGGGGGTGCCGGACTACGCCCGCAAGCAGGCGGAGTACGAGTCGGGCGTCATCATGGACAAGGGTTACCCGGGCTACTTCCTCGTCGTCGCCGACTTCATCAACTGGGCCAAGGACAACGGCATCAAGGTCGGGCCCGGCCGTGGCTCGGGTGCCGGCTCCATGTGCGCCTACGCGATGGGGATCACCGACCTCGACCCGATCCAGCACGGCCTGATCTTCGAGCGCTTCCTCAACCCCGAGCGCAAGTCGATGCCCGACTTCGACGTCGACTTCGATGACCGGCGACGCTCCGAGGTCATCCGCTACGTCACCCAGAAGTACGGCGACGAGCGGGTCGCGATGATCGTCACCTACGGCACGATCAAGGCCAAGCAGGCGCTCAAGGACGCCTCCCGGGTCATGGGTTTCCCCTTCGCGATGGGGGAGAAACTCACCAAAGCGATGCCGCCCAGCGTCATGGGCAAGGACATCTCGCTGGCCGGGATCCAGGATCCCCAGGACAAGAGGTATGCCGAGGCCGGCGAGTTCCGTGAGCTGCTCGCCGACGACGAGCACGCGGTGGAGGTCTTCGACACCGCCACCGGGCTGGAGGGGCTGAAGCGCCAGTGGGGCGTCCACGCCGCCGGCGTCATCATGTCCAGCGAGCCGCTGCTCGACGTCATCCCGATCATGCGCCGCGACCAGGACGGCCAGATCATCACCCAGTTCGACTACCCGACGTGCGAGTCGCTCGGGCTGGTCAAGATGGACTTCCTGGGGTTGCGCAACCTCACCGTCCTGGACGACGCCATCAACAACATCCGCGAGAACCGTGGCGAGGAGATCGACCTCGACGCGCTGTCCAAGGACATGACCGACCGGGCGACCTACGACCTGCTGAGCCGGGGCGACACGCTCGGGGTCTTCCAGCTCGACGGCAACGGCATGCGCCAGCTGCTGCGCCTCATGCAGCCCGACACCTTCGAGGACATCTCCGCGGCGCTCGCGCTCTACCGCCCCGGCCCCATGGGCGTCAACGCGCACACCAACTTCGCGCTCCGCAAGAACGGCAAGCAGGAGAACACCCCGCTGGACCCCGAGCTCAAGGGCAAGCTGCAGCCGGAGATGGAGGCAGCCCTGCAGCCCATCCTGGAGAACACCTACGGTCTGTGCGTCGCCGGTGAGACACCTATCGTCGATGCTGACACCGGCGAGCAGATCCGCATCGATGAGCTCGAGAGCCGAGTCAAGCAGGGGTTCTTCACTTTCGGCGTCGACGAGCGGGGCGCGGTGGTGCGGCGTCAGGTCACGCACTGGTGGCAGATGCCGGACAAGCCGATCCTGACCATCAGTACAGGTGCCGGTGGTTCGGTCCGGCTCTCGGCGGACCACCCGGTCCTGACCCCTCGTGGATGGGTCGAGGCGGGCGAACTCGTCGTCGGACAGGACTGCATCGGTTTCTCCCACGACGAGCGTGTCGTGGCTGGTCGGGGCGAGCCGGTCCTCGTCGGAGCGGTCGGCGCGCCTGCTGCTCCTCCACCTGTTCGCCGGGTGCAGACCTTAGAAGGACCCTACGAGCAGCTGGACTGGACCGGCATCGAGGACATCTCAGTCGGTCCACCGGAGCCGGTCTACGACATCACCGTCGACGACGTTCACAACTTCATCTCCCGTGGCCTGGTGCTGTCGAACTGCATCTACCAGGAGCAGGTGATGGAGATCGCCCAGAAGCTGGCGGGCTACACGCTGGGCAACGCCGACCTCCTGCGCCGCGCGATGGGCAAGAAGAAGAAGGAGGTCCTCGACGCCGAGTACATCCCGTTCTCGGACGGGATGAAGAAGAACGGCTACAACGAGGCCTCGGTCGCCGCCCTGTGGGGCGTCCTGGTGCCGTTCTCGGACTACGCCTTCAACAAGGCGCACACCGCGGCCTACGGCGTCATCTCCTACTGGACCGGCTTCCTCAAGGCCAACTACCCGGCCGAGTACATGGCCGCCCTGCTCACCAGCGTCGGCGACGACAAGGACAAGACCGCGCTCTACCTCGCCGAGTGCCGGCGGCTGCGCATCCCCGTGCTGCCGCCCGACGTCAACGAGTCGATCGGCACCTTCGCCGCCGTCGGCGACGACATCCGCTTCGGGATGCAGGCGATCCGCAACGTCGGCTCCAACGTCGTCCAGGCGATCGCGGCCACCCGGGAGGAGAAGGGCGCCTTCACCTCCTTCGAGGACTTCCTGCGCAAGTGCCCGGCTGTGGTCTGCAACAAGCGCACCATCGAGTCGCTGTGCAAGGCCGGAGCCTTCGACGGTCTCGGCCACACCCGCCAAGGGCTGGTCACCGTGCACGAGAGGTATGTCGAGGCGCTGGCGGACGAGAAGAAGCAGGAGGCGATCGGCCAGGACAGCCTCTTCTCCGGGCTGTCCTTCGGCGGCGGCGGCGGCGATGACGAGGAGGGCGAGCCGGTGCAGATCGTCACCCTCCCGGCCATCCCCGCGATCGAGTGGGACAAGACCGCGCGCCTGGCCTTCGAGCGCGAGATGCTCGGGCTCTACGTCTCCGACCACCCGCTCAACGGCATCGAGCACATCCTGTCCCAGCACGCCAGCGCCTCGATCCTGCAACTGGTCGGTGAGGACGGCGCCAAGGACGGCGACTTCGTCACGGTCGCCGGGCTCATCACCAACCTGCAGCTCAAGCGGACCAAGAACGGCGACCCGTATGCCCGGGCCACCGTCGAGGACATGGCCGGCTCGCTCGACGTCGTCTTCTGGCCCAAGACCTACATGACGATCTCGACGATGCTCGCCGAGGACACCGTGGTCGTGGTCAAGGGCCGGCTCAAGAAGGACGACTCCACCGAGCTCATGGCCAACGAGATGACGCTGCCGGACATCAAGTCCGGCCCCCGCGGCCCGGTGGTGCTCAACCTGCCGCTGACCCGTGTCACCGACGGCCTCGCGCACAAGCTCAAGGGGGTCCTCGCCGACCACCCCGGCGCGACCGACGTCCACGTCAAGCTCACCCAGCCCGGCCGCACCGTCCTGCTCAAGCTGGACGAGAGCCTGCGGGTCACGGCCACGCCCGAGCTCTTCGGCGACCTCAAGGCCCTGCTGGGCCCGGCCAGCGTCGGAGGCTGA
- a CDS encoding RluA family pseudouridine synthase encodes MSDFRMFTVPDGLEGERVDVALPRLLGLSRSKAATLAADGHVLVDGRAVGKSDRLIAGASLEVRMPPAGPPPELAVVAEPVEGMRIVHDDPEIVVVDKPSFVAAHPSVGWNGPTVVGGLAAAGYRISTSGAPERQGIVQRLDVGTSGLMVVAKSERAYTVLKQAFRDRVVDKTYHALVQGLPDPHEGTIDAPIGRHPGHDYRFAVMTGGRPSITHYELLEAHRRASLLQIHLETGRTHQIRVHFSALRHPCCGDLTYGADPTLARDLGLDRQWLHATELAFDHPGSGERVTFVSAYPQDLEQALERIRG; translated from the coding sequence GTGAGCGACTTCCGGATGTTCACCGTCCCCGACGGGCTGGAGGGGGAGCGGGTCGACGTGGCGCTGCCCCGACTGCTCGGGCTCTCCCGGTCCAAGGCGGCGACGCTCGCCGCCGACGGGCACGTGCTCGTCGACGGGCGGGCGGTCGGCAAGTCCGACCGGCTGATCGCCGGCGCCTCCCTCGAGGTGCGTATGCCGCCGGCCGGGCCCCCGCCGGAGCTCGCCGTCGTGGCTGAGCCGGTCGAGGGGATGCGGATCGTCCACGACGACCCGGAGATCGTCGTCGTCGACAAGCCGTCCTTCGTGGCGGCCCACCCCAGCGTCGGCTGGAACGGCCCCACGGTCGTCGGCGGTCTCGCGGCGGCCGGCTACCGCATCTCGACCTCGGGGGCGCCGGAGCGGCAGGGCATCGTGCAGCGTCTCGACGTGGGCACCAGCGGGCTCATGGTCGTCGCGAAGTCCGAGCGCGCCTACACCGTGCTCAAGCAGGCCTTCCGCGACCGCGTCGTCGACAAGACCTACCACGCCCTCGTCCAGGGCCTCCCGGACCCGCACGAGGGCACCATCGACGCCCCGATCGGCCGCCATCCCGGGCACGACTACCGGTTCGCGGTGATGACCGGCGGACGGCCGAGCATCACCCACTACGAGCTCCTCGAGGCGCACCGTCGGGCGAGCCTGCTGCAGATCCACCTCGAGACCGGCCGCACCCACCAGATCCGCGTCCACTTCTCCGCCCTGCGACACCCCTGCTGCGGCGACCTGACGTACGGCGCGGACCCGACCCTGGCGCGTGACCTGGGGCTGGACCGCCAGTGGTTGCACGCCACCGAGCTCGCCTTCGACCACCCCGGGAGCGGTGAGCGGGTGACCTTCGTCTCGGCATACCCGCAGGACCTCGAGCAGGCGCTGGAGCGCATCCGCGGGTGA
- a CDS encoding S9 family peptidase produces the protein MTDQPTPPRAAHVDVVRSHHGEDVTDPYEWLRDKTDPQVIAHLEAENAYTEARTGHLDELRERIFTEIKDRVQQTDLSVPVRHRDWWYYTRTIEGEQYAVHGRVAVGESPERPELDPGAAPEGEEVLLDGNAEARGEEFFSLGAFDVTPAGDRLAYAVDTTGDERFDLRVKDLATGEVVDDAVRGIGYGTAWSADGQHLFYTRVDDAWRPHQIWRHEVGADAEADVLVHEEDDERFWMGVGTSRDDRHVIIWLGSKNTSEVRLIDAEEPTGPVRVVAPREEGVEYDVEPAGERLWIVHNRGHRDFELAVAPADATSADQWSTVVPGENGVRLAGVEAFAGHLVLSLRREGLTQLQVLPLSGEGRPVGKGYQVPVEEAVYTIESGANPTYETDTLQVLIESMVTPRSVYDLDLGTGGLTLVKRQPVLGGYDPQDYQQHRLWATAQDGTQIPISLVARRGVGPDGTHPGLLYGYGSYEISADPHFSVSRLSYLDRGVVYAVAHVRGGGEMGRGWYEDGRMEHKTNTFTDFVACADHLVEAGWVAPDRLAAEGRSAGGLLMGAILNLAPERFRVVHAGVAFVDALTTILNPALPLTVSEWEEWGNPVDSAEIYQLMRSYTPYENIRPVDYPAILATTGLNDTRVYYVEPAKWVARLRETVTSDPQERPILLKTEMVAGHGGKTGRYDAWRETAFEIAFMVDQLDAGALSEPESSTA, from the coding sequence GTGACCGATCAGCCCACCCCGCCCCGCGCCGCCCACGTCGACGTCGTCCGCTCCCACCACGGCGAGGACGTCACCGACCCCTACGAGTGGCTGCGCGACAAGACCGATCCGCAGGTCATCGCCCACCTCGAGGCCGAGAACGCCTACACCGAGGCCCGCACCGGCCACCTGGACGAGCTGCGCGAGCGGATCTTCACCGAGATCAAGGACCGGGTGCAGCAGACCGACCTGTCGGTGCCGGTCCGCCACCGCGACTGGTGGTACTACACGCGCACCATCGAGGGCGAGCAGTATGCCGTGCACGGCCGGGTCGCGGTGGGGGAGTCGCCGGAGCGTCCCGAGCTGGACCCCGGCGCGGCGCCGGAGGGTGAGGAGGTCCTGCTGGACGGCAACGCGGAGGCGCGGGGCGAGGAGTTCTTCAGCCTCGGCGCCTTCGACGTCACCCCGGCCGGTGATCGGCTCGCCTACGCCGTCGACACGACGGGTGACGAGCGCTTCGACCTGCGCGTCAAGGACCTCGCGACCGGCGAGGTCGTCGATGACGCGGTGCGGGGCATCGGCTACGGCACGGCGTGGAGCGCGGACGGCCAGCACCTCTTCTACACCCGGGTCGACGACGCCTGGCGACCCCATCAGATCTGGCGCCACGAGGTCGGTGCCGACGCCGAGGCGGACGTGCTGGTCCACGAGGAGGACGACGAGCGCTTCTGGATGGGGGTCGGCACCTCCCGCGACGACCGTCACGTCATCATCTGGCTCGGCAGCAAGAACACCTCGGAGGTCCGGCTCATCGACGCCGAGGAGCCTACCGGGCCGGTGCGCGTCGTGGCGCCCCGCGAGGAGGGCGTTGAGTATGACGTGGAGCCGGCCGGGGAGCGCCTGTGGATCGTGCACAACCGCGGCCACCGCGACTTCGAGCTGGCCGTCGCCCCGGCCGACGCCACCTCCGCCGACCAGTGGTCCACGGTCGTCCCGGGGGAGAACGGCGTGCGGCTGGCCGGCGTGGAGGCCTTCGCAGGGCACCTCGTGCTGTCCCTGCGCCGAGAGGGTCTGACCCAGCTGCAGGTGCTGCCGCTGTCCGGCGAGGGGCGGCCCGTGGGCAAGGGCTACCAGGTCCCGGTCGAGGAGGCGGTCTACACCATCGAGTCGGGCGCCAACCCGACCTACGAGACCGACACCCTGCAGGTCCTCATCGAGTCGATGGTGACCCCGCGCAGCGTCTACGACCTCGACCTCGGCACCGGTGGGCTCACCCTCGTCAAGCGCCAGCCGGTCCTCGGCGGCTACGACCCGCAGGACTACCAGCAGCACCGTCTCTGGGCGACGGCTCAGGACGGCACGCAGATCCCCATCTCCCTCGTCGCCCGGCGGGGTGTGGGCCCGGACGGCACCCACCCCGGTCTGCTCTACGGCTACGGCTCCTACGAGATCTCCGCGGACCCGCACTTCTCCGTCTCCCGGCTGTCCTACCTCGACCGCGGCGTCGTGTATGCCGTCGCCCACGTCCGCGGCGGCGGTGAGATGGGGCGCGGGTGGTACGAGGACGGCCGCATGGAGCACAAGACCAACACCTTCACCGACTTCGTCGCGTGCGCCGACCACCTGGTGGAGGCCGGCTGGGTGGCTCCGGACCGGCTGGCCGCCGAGGGCCGCTCCGCCGGCGGACTGCTCATGGGGGCGATCCTCAACCTCGCCCCCGAGCGCTTCCGGGTGGTCCACGCCGGCGTGGCCTTCGTCGACGCGCTGACGACGATCCTCAACCCGGCGCTGCCGCTCACCGTCAGCGAGTGGGAGGAGTGGGGCAACCCGGTCGACTCCGCCGAGATCTACCAGCTCATGCGGTCCTACACCCCCTACGAGAACATCCGCCCGGTGGACTACCCCGCCATCCTGGCCACGACCGGGCTCAACGACACGCGGGTCTACTACGTCGAGCCGGCCAAGTGGGTGGCCCGGCTGCGCGAGACGGTGACCAGCGACCCGCAGGAGCGCCCGATCCTGCTCAAGACCGAGATGGTCGCCGGTCACGGCGGCAAGACCGGGCGCTACGACGCCTGGCGGGAGACCGCCTTCGAGATCGCCTTCATGGTCGACCAGCTCGACGCGGGAGCGCTGAGCGAGCCGGAGTCGTCGACCGCCTAG